The Sulfurimonas aquatica genomic sequence CCTATTTCGAAGGTGTTAAAATTGCTGTTCATACAGGAATAGTGCATGAGTTCAAAGACATATTAGGTAATACTAACTTTATAGGTGATGGATTAAATGATTGTGCTAGATACTTAGAGGTAAAGCACTTTACTATATCTACTGTTATGATTTCAGATAGTGCTTATGAGTATTTGAAAAAGTTTCTTCATCATCATCAAGACTATAATAAGCTTTTAGTCCAAAGAGAATTTAAACACTCTAATGTGCATACCTTTCATGATAAACATGGAAATGAGAAAAAAGGTTGTTTGGTATGGTTAAGAAAATCAGGTATCATTAATCCACCTGACATCAACTTTAATTCACTGATATAAAAAATAAAACTTAAAAGGAAAACAATGAGATTTACAATAGATGCATACTCGAAACAATTTAAAATGTCCACTGAGATGATAAACTCAAAACTCAAGGCTAAAAAACTAAATTATATTATTGAAGATGGTATTACATATATTATAGTTAAACAGAGTTCTGTTATAACTTCTGAAGAAGCACAACCGAGTGAAAATCCTCCTAAAAGCCCTCCTCCCGTTAAACAAAAAACTACCGTCGCTATGGTTCTCTCTTTGTATCAAAAAGAGAATCAACAGCTCAAAGATAAAATCGTTCAACTTGAATCAAAAATTGACAAACTTATTAATGATAAAGAGCAGATGCTTCGAGATGAGATGAGTAGAATAGAACATGTTTACTCTACTAAAGATGAACAGCTAAAAAATATAATAGAGTTAATAAATACAAAACTATCATCAGAGCAAACCAATACGGTACACGAAGTAGAAACTCTCACAAGTATCGAAGTAGAAAAAGCACCTGTTCAAGAGAAAATTGTAGAACTTAAAGATTATCTAAAAACACTTGACTTAGAATCATATCAACGTAAAGTTATAAAAAAGAGATTTTTAGCCGCATATGATGAAGACATCCGTGTTATAAAGCAAAATGGCAAGCTCTATTTAAACTTTTCCAAATATGACTATAGCGATCTACTGGAGTACTAAAAGTACTCTAATGGGTAAATAGTCTCAACTTCTTCGACCTAACAACTCTCACCAACACTCTCTTTTACACAAACTAGCAAATATAAAACATAATAAATAATTAATAACACATATAGAAAATCAGTGATTAATACTTTCAAAAACTAAAACAGTTAATTAAAGTATAAAATTTACACGGAAAACCGTATATAATACCATATATGGTAGATATAATATAATTAAAATATGATATAAAATACATTTTATATATTTTAATACACATATAATATATTATAATACATAATTAAATGTATATTTAAGTATATAATCCGTATAATCTTCCAATGCAAATAAATGATTTATTCAATATTCTTCACAACTCATTAGAATCACAGAACAATGGGAAAAAAATATCTTTAAAAGATATGGCTTCTAACTTTGGAATTTCTATGAGAACATATCAAGACTGGAAGCTTGGACGTGCTAAGCCACAAGCTGCTGCAACAGTCATGCAAATGTTAGGAAAGTTAGATGATGATGAGATCATAAGAGCTGTTCGAAAAATAAATGCACTAGAGGGCTAAGTAATATGAGCGTACTTACAAAAAACGAAAGAGATGGACTAGAAGAAGTATTTTTATCTATAAATTCACATAGAAGCAGATACCAAAAACTCAAAGAAATATCATCTTTAATAATGAAGCAACAGAGTAGCATTGACTTCAATAAACTCTTAAAACAGGCTAAGCATGGGATAAAAGAGGCCAAAAAGTCTAATTTCATCCTTAATATCACTAAAAAGAAGAAAAATTTAAGCAAATAAACTATAAAGTACTTATAGCTGAATTATTTCATTTTCATGAAAATTCGGAAATATTAAATCCAAGGGTAATTTATGAACAAAGCTCAATTCGTTGAATTAGTACAAGCAAGTGGCGACTACAAAACTAAAGTAGAAGCAGAAGCTGCAATTAAAGCATTTACAGAAGCTGTAACTACTGCATTAGTTAAAAAAGAGGAAGTTTCTTTAGTAGGCTTCGGAAGTTTTGCTGCTGCTCTTCAAAAAGGTAAAAGTGGAAAAGTACCTGGTACTGATAAAACTTATACAACTCAAGATAAAATGGTTCCTAAATTTAAAGCTGGTAAAGGTCTTAAAGACCGTGTTGCAGCTGGTAAATAAAAATTAAATTACTGTCAGGTTTTTGGCAGTAATTTTTCTTATAATGAAAATACCTTTCATAGACTCACTTTTTAAAAAAGAAATAAAACCTCTCAGTGTTCCTGATTCCATACTTGTAAAAAAGTTAAAAGAACTCTCTTCGCAAACAGACATATCATTATACAAAGACATGGAAATTTATCACCATACTAAAAGTTTTCATATACCGCTTATGATGTTAGATGCTTCTCGTGGTCTTTATATTTTTGAAGCAAAAGATTGGACATTCGATGAATTAAAAAATGCAAATATTCAAAAAGCAGAGAATCAAACCTCTTCTCATGACACTTTAGCATTTCAAAATAGACAAGATATAATAAGAAAAAAATTCAATGAACTCACACACAGTGATGGAATACCTATTTTTAACTACCTTTTGATGGAAAATTTAAATGCTGATGAATATGAGCATTTAAATGATTCATTTAAAGAGTTACTCCCTCGTGAAAAGATTATTTTTAGCGACTCATCTCAAGGTGATATACTTAAAAAACTCCATGATGCATCAGCACCTCATAAAAATCTTTGTAATGTAAATGACACAATGGGAACACTGTTAACGCAGTATGCAATTTTAGATGATAGACTAAATCTTTATCTCTGTAGTGATGAACAGATCTCACTTATAGATCAAGAGATAGGTAAAGAAACAATTATAAAAGGTAGCTACGGAAGTGGTAAAAGTAGTGTTTTACTTTTAAAAACAGTTGTTGAACTTTTTAACAATCCTCATAAAAAAATTCTAATTATAAAACCTACAGTACTTGCATGTGATATCTTAAAGAAAAAACTCTTAGATATTATAGAACATGGGATTATTGAAGTTGACTTAACATCTGTAGAAATTTTAACTCCATTAGAGCTTCTAAATAAGCATCAAGCTAAACTTGGAAGAGAGACACTTGATAATCTAGATATTGATAACAAACTCATGAGTAAATCATTTAATGTAGCTGATATTATCATGTGTGATGATGCAGATCATTTTTCTACAGATTTTATTGAATACTTAAAACATCTACAAAAGAAATCTCAACTTCTACTCATATATACTGATACTCAAGAGAGTGACTTAAATAAAGAGTATAGAGTAGCAAGGGAGACTATCTCTTTTCATCAAACAAACCCTCATGCCAAGGCACTCCATATCATATCTACACTATTAGCAAAAGGTGAAGAAAATATAGTACTAGTTAGTAATAGTCTAAGTGCTCAAAAACTAAAAGATGATTTGGAAGACTTTATTGAGTATGAGCCAAAAATAGTAGATAGTTCTCAACATATCATTAACCAAAGTAATATTAACTTCATATTTTGTACATATGCTGACCTCAATGAGCTCTCTGCAAAACATATTATTTTAATGGATTTATGTTTTACAAGTGAAAATGAGATAAAATATGCCTTTAATTTATCCACAAAAAGTGTACATGTTCTTTATGAAGAAGATTGCCAAGAGATAAACATTTTAAAGGAATATTATGAAAGTTCTAAAGAGCCAAGAAGAGTGGGAAAAACAACTAAGTCCTGAAGCTTTTTATGTATGTAGACAACATGGTACCGAAGCACCTTTTTCGGGAAAATATAATGATAATAAAGCTGATGGCCTGTACAAATGTATATGCTGTGGAGCTCCTCTTTTTGAATCAAGTACAAAATTTGATTCAGGTTCTGGATGGCCAAGTTACTATGAAAGTATCGAAGATGCTATTACAGAGATAAAAGATGTAACTCATGGTATGGTCAGAGTAGAAGTAACATGTTCTAATTGTGATGCTCACCTTGGCCACGTTTTCCCTGATGGACCTGAGCCTACTGGACTTAGATACTGTATAAACTCCGTTTGCTTAGACTTTAAAGAAGAGGAGTAAATCATGCATAAAATATTAATCTCACTTCTATTTTTACTAAATTTAAATTTATCTGCGCAAAATACACATGTTGTACTTGAGACTACTCAAGGGAATATAGAGATAGAACTTTATAATGACATCGCACCTTTAGCTGTAGAAAACTTTACTACACACATCAAAAATGGTTATTACAATGGTATTGCCTTTCATAGAATTATTCGTAACTTTATGATTCAAGGTGGTGACCCCACTGAGAGTGGTAGAGGTGGAGAGAGTATTTGGAAGAAAGACTTTAAAGATGAGTTCAAAAATAAGGTCTTTGATAAACCTGGAATATTAGCTATGGCCAACCGTGGTCCAGCGACTAATGGTAGCCAATTTTTTATAACTACCGCACCAACGCCATGGCTTAATGGCAACCATACTATATTTGGACATATTACAGAAGCTTCCATGGTGCCTTTATTCAAATTAAATAATGTTGCAACCGATCGTAGAGATAGACCACAAGAGCGTCAAGAGATTATAAAAGCATATATAAAAGAGAGTAAGGGCAAATAATGGAAATACAAACTATTAAAAAACTAGAAAAAGAAGCACTAAAAAAAAGTGGAACGGATTTCACACGATTAGGATTTGCTCTATTTTTTATGATTGGTGTACTGACTTTTAGTTTTTTAAATAACGGTGGTATTTCAAACAATATGTTTTTAGCAGTAGCCGCATTAATTGGTGCATATATGGCTATGAATATTGGAGCTAACGATGTAGCAAACAATGTAGGTCCCGCTGTTGGCTCTAAAGCGATGACCATGACTATGGCTATTGTTATTGCCGCTGTGTTTGAAGCAGCAGGAGCTATCATTGCTGGTGGTGAAGTTGTTAAAACCATCAAAAAAGGCATCATAGACATCTCTGCGTTTGGGGGTAATAGCGATCCTTTTATATGGGCGATGATGGCGGCTCTTTTAGCTGCTGCGCTTTGGCTTAACTTTGCAACAATGATGAGAGCTCCTGTATCTACGACACACTCCATAGTGGGTGGCGTAATGGGTGCAGGTATTGCTGCGGCTGGCTTTAGTATTGTATCATGGTCAACAATGGCAAAAATTGCTGCATCTTGGGTTATATCTCCCATTCTTGGAGGTCTTATAGCGGCTGTTTTTCTTTTTTCTATCAAAAAATCTATAATTTTTAAAGAGGATAAAGTAGAAGCGGCTAAAAAGTACGTGCCTCTATTTGTTGCTATGATGTCTTGGGCTTTTGTTACATACCTTACACTTAAAGGACTAAAAAAAATATGGCCGCAGGTCGTTGATATTTTAAACTTTATTCCTTTTGTTTCAATAGAAATGAGTAAAAAGCCGTCTCTACTTACTGCACTACTTATGGGACTCACTGTTGCTTTAATTGTTTATTTTTATATGGTTAAAAGATTAACTTCAAACAAAAGTAAACTTGAAAATACAAGAGATTCCGTAAACACTCTCTTTACTATACCTTTAATTTTTTCAGCGGCTCTTCTTAGTTTTGCTCACGGTGCAAATGATGTAGCCAATGCTATAGGCCCATTAGCCGCGATTAATGATGCTGTACTTCATGGTGGAATTTCAAGTAAAGCGAGTATCCCACTATGGGTAATGGGTGTTGGTGCACTTGGAATAGCATTAGGCCTTGCGTTATATGGACCAAAACTTATAAAAACAGTAGGTTCAGAGATAACTGATTTAGATCAAGTCAGAGCTTTCTCAATCGCTATGGCAGCTTCCATCACTGTAATTATTGCTTCACAACTAGGACTTCCAGTAAGTTCTACTCATATCGCCATTGGTGGAGTGTTTGGTGTTGGATTTTTAAGAGAGTATCTGCATCTCAACGAAACGGTAAATACTATTGAAGAAGATCAGTTAATTATTGCAGATGAAAAAAATAATCTTCAAGCATATAAAGCTGAGCTTAAAACGCTAGAAGCAAAAGAAGAAAAATCTTCACTAGAATATGAAAGAGTAGTTGAACTATATAAGCTAATATCTGAAGAAGAGAAGTTGATAAAATCAACAAAAAAACATATCAAAAGAGTTCAAAAAGTTGAGTTTGTTAAACGCGATGCAGTTAAAAAAATAATTGCTGCATGGTTAATAACGGTTCCAGCCGCTGCAACACTCTCTGCTATACTCTTTTTTATGATTCGTGGGATTATGCTTTAAGAGTTATCTCATCAAGAGCACTCTGCAGACGGAGTGCTTGTATATGTTCCGCAACATCATGTACTCTAAGTATAGATGCTCCATTTCTTACAGATTCTAGATGAATTGCTAAAGTTCCAGGTAGTCTATCTTTTATCAGTGAAGAAGAGATAGCGTCTATCATAGATTTTCTAGACGCTCCCACTAAAAGTTTTTTACCAAGTAATGAAAAGTTTTCTAAATGTTTAATCAGAAGTAAGTTGTCTTCTAAAGACTTGCCAAAACCTATCCCAACATCTAAAATAATATTTTTAATTCCAAATGAGTCTGCTTTTTCAATTCTATCTTCAAAAAATGAGTAAATATCTGTTAGGATATTATCATATTGTGGATTATCTTGCATGGTTTGTGGGTTTCCTTGCATGTGCATAATAACAACTGTCGCATTATACTTAGCGCAGACTTTACAGACCTCATCGTCAATAAGCCCCGTAATATCATTCACAATGCTAAAACCTGACTTTAAAGCGTACTCTATCACGCTAGGTTCATAACTATCTATACTAAACTTCACCTGTTGATGGAGCTCTTTTTCATTAATGACATCGATAATTGGTTTGACTCGAGAGAGCTCTTCATCTGCGCTTACAGGAGTTGAATTGGGACGAGAGGATACTCCACCTATATCTATTATAGTTGCTCCATCTTCCATCATCTTCTGGATTTGAATAATGGCTTCATCTTTTTCAAATCTACTCTCACTAAAAAAACTGTCGTCATTAGCGTTAATAACGCCCATAACCTCTACTTCACTAGGCTTTTTTATCTTTGAGTACTCTTTTAATATAGCGGCTAAGCCTTTAAGCCCAAATGGCTGAGAGAGCTCTTTTTTTGCAAGAGTTTTTAACTGCGCCGTTGTAGCGATTAAGATGGCGTTGACTTTTGGAGTGGTTGCTAAAACAGTCCCACGAGGAACGGCTAAGTCTGCTCCAATGGAGAGTGCGTCTTGTTTGAGAATATTTGCAGCCCCAACGTTTAAATCTTCTATATATATAATGTGCGTCTTTGCCTTATCGGTCAAAATCTGCACGCCTCCACCATCTACGCCTAACTCTTGTAAATGTTTTTTTACATCTATGGCGTTAGATAACTTTTTAACTATCACTGCTTTTCCTGAGCAAAACTCATTAGTAGCATAGCAAGTACGCTTTGTGGTCTTGAGTTTAGGTCGAGTAGTCTATATGCTTTGTCAAAGTTATCTAACTGCGATGGAGAGAGGATAAGCATATCTGTCACGCTAGCGCGATAAAATAGCGCTTCTACAAGTTCTTTAGCTTCTTGTTTTTTTATCCGTGAGTGTTCTTTTAAAAACTCAAATACCTCTTTATAATCTAGTCTTGCCAAATTTAACTCTAACTGGTTTAGTTTATGGGAGTTTTGAACTTTTAAGATTGGTAAACGTGAACGCACCGTTGGAAGTAAGTTTGATTTTGTTGCAGAGATGATTATAAACTCTATGTTTCTTGGTGGCTCTTCGAGTAGCTTCAAAAGGGAGTTTTGCGCTACAGACGTAAAGTCTGATGAAGCGATTAAAATATATTTTGTTTGGGATTCACTTATGTAAGACTCTGATAGTACGGCTTTTGCATGTTCTATTTTAAAAACGTCTTCTATAAAGCTAACAACTCTAAAAGGCTCTAACTCAGTTTTTAATCTCTCAAGTTCACTCTCATAACTTGAAGAGATGATAATATGACCCTTAACTTGGTTATGAGCTTGCATCTACCTCTCCAAACATTGTAGCGTTTAATGAGGAGTTAAAAAGGCGGTAGAGTTGAAGTAACTTTATATCCAAGTGAGTGTCATATGATTTTAGAGTAAATGAGTTATTAAAATCTTCATCAAAAATCCAAAAATAGCTATCGTCTCTTCTTTTAGCAATATCTGCGCGCTTATCATCGCCACTTCCTATATACCAAAAGAAATAGTCATTTTTATATGACAATGAAAGCATGTCGTCAACAACCGCTATCATCTCTCCACCACTAACACTATCATAGTGTCTGCATATGCTATCTATGCTCACAATAGGAATAAGAGGTCTCTCTTGGGTACTACCATTAATAGATGAAAGTATATAGTTTTCAACCCATTTTCTTTTCTCATCCGTCACTAAAATAATTGTTTTAGCTTGGAGTACTTTCTCTAAAGCAAACGCAGTAGTCTTTGACCACTCAAAACGCTGCTCTTCCAACCATGAGAGACTACCGCCCTCTTCACGAATAGCATCTAAGCTCCATTGTGCGAATTCAGGTGCGTGCGAGTCTGTCATATTAAAGTTACTGATCTAATTTATAAGTATTGTGAAGAGAACGAACAGCAAGTTCTGCATACTTCTCATCTATAACCATAGAGACTTTAATCTCCGATGTTGAAATCATATTTATGTTTATATTTTCAGCTGCCATTGTTGAGAAAGCTTTTGCCGCAACTCCAGCGTGACTTCTCATTCCAACGCCAACAACAGATACCTTACAGATATCTTCGTTATAAGAGTCATCTTTAATCTCACCACTTTGAATAAAAGTATCTACGATTCTTTTAGCGTCGTGAAGATCGCCTACGGGAACCGTAAAGTCAATATTTGTAGCGCCATCGTGAGCTACGTTTTGAATAATCATATCTACGTTTACTTCCGCTTCTGCAAGACGGTTAAATATGTCAGACGCTATCCCTGGTCTATCTACTACTCCCATAAGAGAGATACGTGCTTGATTTCTATCTAACGCAATTCCACTTACTAATGGTGCTTCCATAATATTTTCTTCCTTCGTTATTAATGTTCCCTCTTCATCTGAAAAGCTTGTTCTTGTTACTAAATTTACATTTAATTTTTTTGCCATCTCAACTGAGCGATTTTGCAATACTTTCGCGCCAAGTGACGCTAGTTCTAACATCTCATCATAAGATATCTTATCCAGTTTTTTTGCTTTTGGCTCTATTCTAGGGTCTGTAGTAAATATACCACTTACGTCTGTGTATATCTCACATAAGTCAGCTTTTAAGGCGCCTGCAATTGCTACGGCTGAGAGGTCGCTTCCTCCACGTCCAAGCGTAGTTACGTCACCATGCTCATTTACGCCTTGAAAGCCAGCTACAACTACTATTTTTCCCTCTTTAATTGCGTCTTGCATCTTTTGAGGATTGATCTCTTCTATACGAGCTTTTGTATGATGAAGGTCAGTGATTATTCCTGCCTTTCTCCCTGTCATGGCTATTGCGTCATGACCCATCTCTTGTAGAGCTATAGAAAGAAGCGATGCCGTAACTCTCTCTCCCGCGCTTAAAAGCATATCCATCTCAGCGCGCGCTGGATTTTTTGAAAAATGTTCAGCATATCCAACAAGCTTGTTTGTCTCTCCACTCATAGCTGAAACAACGACAACGACGTCGTTGCCTTTTTTGACTGTTTCACTTACTCTATTAGCAACGTTTTGTATACGGTCTAAATCCCCTACGCTCGTTCCACCAAATTTTTGAACTATTAACATCTATAGTAGTCCTTCTTTTTTAAAATAATTTATAACCGTTTCATAAACGGGTTTTTTAAAGTGTGCCGTGTGATTTAAGACATCATCGATATCTACAAACTTATGGTTTACAAACTCTGGATGCTTTGTATCAAGATTTATTTGAGCGTCTTTTTTTAATTTTATTAAAAAATATCTCTGAGTTTGCCCTTTATATGGCTTCATTTTTTTAGCAATCTTTTCTGGAAAGTCATATGATATCCATTTAGGATACTCTCCAACTATTTTAGCTCTATCAGTTCCGATCTCTTCTTCCATCTCTCTAAAAAGCGCGTCTATAACCTCTTCACCCTTATCAACCCCACCTTGTGGGAACTGCCAAATGTCAAGTAGGTCGTTTCTTTGTGCGATAAAAATCTCTTTTTTTTCTGGATAGTTGTTTGAAACAATTATCATCGCCACATTTGGACGATAGTCTGGTTTTTTACTCATTTAAACACCTATATTATAGTTATCGCGATTATACAAAAATAGTAATTAAAATAAGATAATTTACTCTTAATGACTATGTGGATATACTTCGGACATGTTACTTTACATTCATATTCCCTTTTGCGATTCAAAATGCTCCTACTGCGCTTTTAACTCTTACGTTGATAAATTTCACTTAAAAGAACAATACATGCTCTCTTTAGAGAAGCAACTTATCTTCGAATTAGATAGGTTTAAAGCTCAAAAAAACTTTATTGAAACTATTTTCATAGGAGGGGGAACGCCCTCTACCGTTTCACCTGAGCTTTATAAACCCATTTTTAAGCTGTTACAACCTTACCTTAAAGATGAGATAGAGATTACAAGCGAAGCCAATCCCAATAGCGCAACGATAGAGTGGCTAAAAGGAATGAAAGAACTTGGAGTAAATCGCATAAGTTTTGGCGTTCAAAGTTTTGATGAGAAAAAACTTAAACTTCTAAATCGCGCTCATAATCCAGCTCAAGCAAAAGAGGCTATATTAAATGCCCAGAGCGTTGGTTTTAAAAACCTTTCTCTTGACCTCATCTATGCAACTCTTGGCGATACAAAAGAATTACTTCAAAATGACATTGACATAGCGTTTTCACTTCCAATAAATCATATAAGCGCTTATGCTTTAACTATAGAAGAGGGAACGGCGTTTGAGAATAAACCTCAGATGAGTAGTGAACAACTCTCTTTAACGTCATGGATATTTGAGACTATAGCCTCTCATGGATTTACTCAGTATGAGATAAGTAATTTTGGAACGTACCGATCATCTCATAATCTCGGCTATTGGCTCTATAAAGACTATATGGGAGTTGGCGCGGGAGCTGTTGGTAAACTTGATCTGCAAAGATTTTATCCAAATCCCGATATAGAAGAGTATATTCAAAACCCCTTAGATATAAAAATTGAAACGCTTGAACTTGAAGATAAAAAGATTGAGCAGTACTTTTTAGGTCTGCGTTCATGCATTGGCATAGATAAAAAACTTTTTACGTCAGAGGAGCTTAAACGTGCCGAGATGCTTCATGAAGAAAAAAAGCTAACGCT encodes the following:
- a CDS encoding XRE family transcriptional regulator, which translates into the protein MQINDLFNILHNSLESQNNGKKISLKDMASNFGISMRTYQDWKLGRAKPQAAATVMQMLGKLDDDEIIRAVRKINALEG
- a CDS encoding HU family DNA-binding protein, whose amino-acid sequence is MNKAQFVELVQASGDYKTKVEAEAAIKAFTEAVTTALVKKEEVSLVGFGSFAAALQKGKSGKVPGTDKTYTTQDKMVPKFKAGKGLKDRVAAGK
- a CDS encoding DEAD/DEAH box helicase family protein, giving the protein MKIPFIDSLFKKEIKPLSVPDSILVKKLKELSSQTDISLYKDMEIYHHTKSFHIPLMMLDASRGLYIFEAKDWTFDELKNANIQKAENQTSSHDTLAFQNRQDIIRKKFNELTHSDGIPIFNYLLMENLNADEYEHLNDSFKELLPREKIIFSDSSQGDILKKLHDASAPHKNLCNVNDTMGTLLTQYAILDDRLNLYLCSDEQISLIDQEIGKETIIKGSYGSGKSSVLLLKTVVELFNNPHKKILIIKPTVLACDILKKKLLDIIEHGIIEVDLTSVEILTPLELLNKHQAKLGRETLDNLDIDNKLMSKSFNVADIIMCDDADHFSTDFIEYLKHLQKKSQLLLIYTDTQESDLNKEYRVARETISFHQTNPHAKALHIISTLLAKGEENIVLVSNSLSAQKLKDDLEDFIEYEPKIVDSSQHIINQSNINFIFCTYADLNELSAKHIILMDLCFTSENEIKYAFNLSTKSVHVLYEEDCQEINILKEYYESSKEPRRVGKTTKS
- the msrB gene encoding peptide-methionine (R)-S-oxide reductase MsrB, with protein sequence MKVLKSQEEWEKQLSPEAFYVCRQHGTEAPFSGKYNDNKADGLYKCICCGAPLFESSTKFDSGSGWPSYYESIEDAITEIKDVTHGMVRVEVTCSNCDAHLGHVFPDGPEPTGLRYCINSVCLDFKEEE
- a CDS encoding peptidylprolyl isomerase, translating into MHKILISLLFLLNLNLSAQNTHVVLETTQGNIEIELYNDIAPLAVENFTTHIKNGYYNGIAFHRIIRNFMIQGGDPTESGRGGESIWKKDFKDEFKNKVFDKPGILAMANRGPATNGSQFFITTAPTPWLNGNHTIFGHITEASMVPLFKLNNVATDRRDRPQERQEIIKAYIKESKGK
- a CDS encoding inorganic phosphate transporter, which codes for MEIQTIKKLEKEALKKSGTDFTRLGFALFFMIGVLTFSFLNNGGISNNMFLAVAALIGAYMAMNIGANDVANNVGPAVGSKAMTMTMAIVIAAVFEAAGAIIAGGEVVKTIKKGIIDISAFGGNSDPFIWAMMAALLAAALWLNFATMMRAPVSTTHSIVGGVMGAGIAAAGFSIVSWSTMAKIAASWVISPILGGLIAAVFLFSIKKSIIFKEDKVEAAKKYVPLFVAMMSWAFVTYLTLKGLKKIWPQVVDILNFIPFVSIEMSKKPSLLTALLMGLTVALIVYFYMVKRLTSNKSKLENTRDSVNTLFTIPLIFSAALLSFAHGANDVANAIGPLAAINDAVLHGGISSKASIPLWVMGVGALGIALGLALYGPKLIKTVGSEITDLDQVRAFSIAMAASITVIIASQLGLPVSSTHIAIGGVFGVGFLREYLHLNETVNTIEEDQLIIADEKNNLQAYKAELKTLEAKEEKSSLEYERVVELYKLISEEEKLIKSTKKHIKRVQKVEFVKRDAVKKIIAAWLITVPAAATLSAILFFMIRGIML
- the folP gene encoding dihydropteroate synthase, giving the protein MIVKKLSNAIDVKKHLQELGVDGGGVQILTDKAKTHIIYIEDLNVGAANILKQDALSIGADLAVPRGTVLATTPKVNAILIATTAQLKTLAKKELSQPFGLKGLAAILKEYSKIKKPSEVEVMGVINANDDSFFSESRFEKDEAIIQIQKMMEDGATIIDIGGVSSRPNSTPVSADEELSRVKPIIDVINEKELHQQVKFSIDSYEPSVIEYALKSGFSIVNDITGLIDDEVCKVCAKYNATVVIMHMQGNPQTMQDNPQYDNILTDIYSFFEDRIEKADSFGIKNIILDVGIGFGKSLEDNLLLIKHLENFSLLGKKLLVGASRKSMIDAISSSLIKDRLPGTLAIHLESVRNGASILRVHDVAEHIQALRLQSALDEITLKA
- a CDS encoding DNA polymerase III subunit delta', producing MQAHNQVKGHIIISSSYESELERLKTELEPFRVVSFIEDVFKIEHAKAVLSESYISESQTKYILIASSDFTSVAQNSLLKLLEEPPRNIEFIIISATKSNLLPTVRSRLPILKVQNSHKLNQLELNLARLDYKEVFEFLKEHSRIKKQEAKELVEALFYRASVTDMLILSPSQLDNFDKAYRLLDLNSRPQSVLAMLLMSFAQEKQ
- a CDS encoding HobA family DNA replication regulator; the protein is MTDSHAPEFAQWSLDAIREEGGSLSWLEEQRFEWSKTTAFALEKVLQAKTIILVTDEKRKWVENYILSSINGSTQERPLIPIVSIDSICRHYDSVSGGEMIAVVDDMLSLSYKNDYFFWYIGSGDDKRADIAKRRDDSYFWIFDEDFNNSFTLKSYDTHLDIKLLQLYRLFNSSLNATMFGEVDASS
- a CDS encoding aspartate kinase — protein: MLIVQKFGGTSVGDLDRIQNVANRVSETVKKGNDVVVVVSAMSGETNKLVGYAEHFSKNPARAEMDMLLSAGERVTASLLSIALQEMGHDAIAMTGRKAGIITDLHHTKARIEEINPQKMQDAIKEGKIVVVAGFQGVNEHGDVTTLGRGGSDLSAVAIAGALKADLCEIYTDVSGIFTTDPRIEPKAKKLDKISYDEMLELASLGAKVLQNRSVEMAKKLNVNLVTRTSFSDEEGTLITKEENIMEAPLVSGIALDRNQARISLMGVVDRPGIASDIFNRLAEAEVNVDMIIQNVAHDGATNIDFTVPVGDLHDAKRIVDTFIQSGEIKDDSYNEDICKVSVVGVGMRSHAGVAAKAFSTMAAENININMISTSEIKVSMVIDEKYAELAVRSLHNTYKLDQ
- a CDS encoding RNA pyrophosphohydrolase, with the translated sequence MSKKPDYRPNVAMIIVSNNYPEKKEIFIAQRNDLLDIWQFPQGGVDKGEEVIDALFREMEEEIGTDRAKIVGEYPKWISYDFPEKIAKKMKPYKGQTQRYFLIKLKKDAQINLDTKHPEFVNHKFVDIDDVLNHTAHFKKPVYETVINYFKKEGLL
- the hemW gene encoding radical SAM family heme chaperone HemW, whose protein sequence is MLLYIHIPFCDSKCSYCAFNSYVDKFHLKEQYMLSLEKQLIFELDRFKAQKNFIETIFIGGGTPSTVSPELYKPIFKLLQPYLKDEIEITSEANPNSATIEWLKGMKELGVNRISFGVQSFDEKKLKLLNRAHNPAQAKEAILNAQSVGFKNLSLDLIYATLGDTKELLQNDIDIAFSLPINHISAYALTIEEGTAFENKPQMSSEQLSLTSWIFETIASHGFTQYEISNFGTYRSSHNLGYWLYKDYMGVGAGAVGKLDLQRFYPNPDIEEYIQNPLDIKIETLELEDKKIEQYFLGLRSCIGIDKKLFTSEELKRAEMLHEEKKLTLKDGVYYNPDYLLADEIALFLTS